One window of Nostoc sp. C052 genomic DNA carries:
- a CDS encoding XisI protein, with amino-acid sequence MDKLAKYQEYVKTLLTNYASDDVSDNDVEVQLILDIERNRYQWMNVGWQGFNRIYRCVMHFDIKDGKIWLQQNLTDRNPAEELVMTGVAREDIVLGLQAPYKRQYTDYGVA; translated from the coding sequence GTGGATAAACTAGCAAAATATCAAGAGTACGTTAAAACATTGTTGACGAACTATGCCAGTGATGATGTCTCAGATAACGATGTCGAAGTCCAACTAATTTTAGACATAGAACGTAATCGTTATCAATGGATGAATGTCGGTTGGCAAGGATTTAATCGTATTTATCGATGCGTAATGCATTTTGATATTAAAGATGGCAAAATCTGGCTGCAACAGAATTTAACCGATCGCAATCCAGCAGAGGAATTAGTGATGACGGGAGTAGCACGAGAGGATATTGTCTTGGGTTTGCAGGCTCCATACAAGCGTCAGTATACAGATTATGGCGTAGCGTAG
- a CDS encoding shikimate kinase translates to MSSLLQGVNLYLIGIMGVGKTTVGRLLAKELGYGFVDTDDVIAQATGKSINQLFAQEGEAEFRQLESDVLSKVCAFTKLTIATGGGIVLRRENWGYLHHGLIVWLDAPVEIIYNRLAEDTTRPLLQDADPYGKLRSLLEQRTPLYSQADLHIIEREGDTPEDVAKRILEGIPGILKKPVSH, encoded by the coding sequence GTGAGCAGTTTATTACAAGGAGTCAACCTGTACTTAATTGGGATTATGGGCGTTGGTAAGACGACGGTAGGGCGCTTACTAGCAAAGGAATTGGGTTATGGATTTGTGGATACCGATGATGTTATTGCCCAAGCGACAGGTAAATCTATCAATCAGTTATTTGCACAAGAAGGTGAAGCAGAGTTTCGCCAGTTAGAAAGTGACGTACTTTCAAAAGTTTGTGCTTTTACAAAGTTGACTATAGCAACTGGTGGGGGCATTGTACTGCGGCGAGAAAATTGGGGTTACTTGCACCACGGTTTGATAGTGTGGCTAGATGCACCAGTTGAGATAATTTACAACCGTTTAGCTGAGGATACCACAAGACCATTGCTACAAGACGCTGATCCTTATGGTAAATTGCGATCGCTCCTCGAACAACGAACACCACTTTATTCTCAAGCTGATTTACACATCATTGAGCGAGAGGGAGATACACCTGAAGACGTTGCCAAGCGAATACTTGAGGGAATTCCTGGCATACTAAAAAAGCCTGTGTCTCATTAA
- a CDS encoding LapA family protein yields the protein MAVIRLILLVAVLGGLTLLLVQNFSPALSLVFLGMRTQPLPLAIWILFSTTTGAFTSILIATLFKLSNYFPGGQRQTPNRTTAASTRAKATRREEPTSRPASPPPPASKKEEPSSEVFDDWETNSSGDDWNFDETSEEAPTPNSQAQQPRDSTTYERQSEAKSSSRSGSVYSYSYREPKNTAAGKTESIYDADYRVIIPPYQPPATNQADDDDWEFFEDDDDFEDDGKRPRR from the coding sequence ATGGCTGTAATTCGCTTAATTCTATTGGTGGCAGTACTGGGAGGACTAACGCTGTTGTTAGTCCAAAATTTCTCACCTGCCCTATCGCTAGTATTTTTGGGCATGCGAACTCAACCATTACCACTAGCGATATGGATTTTGTTCAGTACTACCACTGGTGCTTTCACATCGATATTGATTGCTACCTTATTTAAATTATCCAATTATTTTCCGGGAGGACAACGCCAAACCCCTAACAGAACAACCGCTGCTTCAACTCGTGCCAAGGCAACCCGGAGAGAAGAACCGACATCTCGTCCTGCCAGTCCTCCACCACCAGCTAGTAAAAAAGAAGAGCCTAGCAGTGAGGTATTTGATGATTGGGAGACAAATAGCAGTGGAGATGATTGGAACTTTGATGAAACCTCAGAGGAAGCACCTACCCCTAATTCTCAAGCTCAACAGCCTAGAGATTCAACAACTTACGAACGTCAATCAGAAGCCAAAAGTAGTTCTCGGTCTGGTTCAGTTTACTCCTACAGCTACCGCGAGCCAAAAAATACAGCTGCGGGAAAAACTGAATCAATTTACGATGCTGATTATCGGGTAATCATCCCCCCTTATCAGCCGCCGGCTACCAATCAAGCGGATGATGATGATTGGGAATTTTTTGAAGATGATGATGATTTTGAGGATGATGGTAAACGCCCCCGTCGGTGA
- a CDS encoding flavin prenyltransferase UbiX: protein MSNNTKPLILGVSGASGLIYAVRAIKFLLEAEYSIELVASKSTYMVWQSEQEIRMPPEPTGQEQFWREQAGVALAGKLRCHPWSDVGAGIASGSFATLGMMIIPCSMSTVAKLAVGLSSDLLERAADVQLKEGRKLVIVPRETPFSLIHLRNLTSLAEVGVRVVPAIPAWYHNPQTIEDLVDFVVARALDQLDIDCIPIQRWQGRR, encoded by the coding sequence GTGTCAAATAACACCAAACCTTTAATTTTAGGCGTATCGGGCGCATCTGGCCTGATTTACGCTGTTCGCGCGATCAAATTTTTGCTAGAAGCTGAGTATAGTATTGAATTGGTCGCCTCTAAATCAACTTACATGGTTTGGCAGTCAGAACAGGAAATTCGGATGCCACCAGAACCAACCGGGCAAGAACAATTCTGGCGAGAGCAAGCTGGTGTTGCACTTGCGGGTAAACTACGCTGTCATCCTTGGAGCGATGTTGGAGCTGGAATTGCTAGTGGTTCCTTTGCCACTCTGGGGATGATGATTATTCCATGCAGCATGAGTACAGTGGCAAAGCTAGCAGTTGGCTTGAGTTCCGATTTACTAGAACGGGCAGCGGATGTCCAACTCAAAGAAGGGCGAAAGCTCGTAATTGTCCCGCGTGAAACCCCTTTTAGCCTCATCCACCTACGTAACTTAACTTCTTTAGCAGAAGTTGGAGTTAGAGTTGTCCCCGCTATTCCCGCCTGGTATCACAATCCCCAAACCATCGAGGATTTAGTTGATTTTGTAGTTGCCCGTGCTTTAGATCAACTAGATATTGACTGCATCCCAATTCAGCGGTGGCAAGGTCGTCGCTAA
- a CDS encoding ribonuclease R family protein, with protein sequence MEFSIATLLANFTDDKLVARKVLEKKLGCEDEKSLQKLHIALDVLEKIGILVKERGKYRRVSEDGVIEAKLRCSSKGFCFAIQDVEGAEDIYIRESHLSNAWNGDRVLVRVLKEGSRRRSPEGEVKLILERSNHTLLARIKQVETGFRAVPLDDRLLFELKIQPNGAKLEEAIDHLVHVEVLRYPLAQYPPLGRVVQILGSDAEAAADIDLVTCKHDLSRTFPDNVVEAAARLPKKLLKADLKNRLDLRNLFTLTIEGVNGGDTKFIENAFSLEKNLAGNWLLGVHITDVSHYVQPDEPLDREALKRGKSVYLGELVLPILPPTVAERCSLVPGSDRLTISFLITIDPKSGEVLEWEIQPSVINVETALSTEQAQAILTGESQHQSPQISQILQDLQALQTAVKQVRLTRGSLQLNLPPSQNAYYDEGILGAVVVNDLPVRSLLTELVLLVNQLFATHLNALGVPAIWRVQGTPDVEDVQEMLKLAVNLGVDLTLDPEVDIQPLDYQHLTTAFAESPSEQVLTYLLQDTLKPSAYSTTKGSHFGLALPQYVHFSAPLRRYPDLLMQRVYYTLLENGRDRRNTRVRERVNLRHSSSHEEINWNVLPPELQQELQSDLTRVIVQINDREKEVQEAEADLAGLQKAQLMKQRIGQVFQGVITGVQSYGFFVEIEVPAAEVESSSNPGVPLRVEGLVHVSSLKDDWYEYRARQQALFGRKNRASYRLGDRVAVQVKSVDYYRQQIDLVTVGSDGVAKNLTANDSNDELSDLYLPNDIEPDDLDPYSDDE encoded by the coding sequence ATGGAATTTTCAATCGCTACACTCCTTGCCAATTTCACCGATGATAAATTGGTAGCTCGGAAGGTTTTAGAAAAGAAGCTTGGCTGTGAAGATGAAAAAAGTTTACAAAAACTTCACATTGCCTTAGATGTTCTCGAAAAAATCGGTATTTTAGTGAAGGAACGGGGCAAGTACCGCCGTGTCTCAGAAGACGGCGTAATCGAGGCAAAACTCCGTTGTTCTAGTAAGGGCTTTTGCTTTGCTATTCAAGATGTGGAAGGCGCTGAGGATATTTACATCCGCGAAAGTCATCTGAGTAATGCTTGGAATGGCGATCGCGTTTTGGTGAGAGTTCTCAAAGAAGGCAGTCGCCGCCGCTCTCCTGAAGGGGAAGTCAAGCTGATTCTCGAACGTTCCAACCACACGTTACTGGCACGAATTAAGCAGGTAGAAACTGGTTTTCGGGCTGTGCCTTTAGACGATCGATTGCTATTTGAACTCAAGATTCAACCTAACGGGGCAAAGTTAGAAGAAGCGATCGATCACCTGGTTCATGTGGAAGTTTTGCGTTATCCGTTGGCACAATATCCTCCCCTCGGTAGAGTCGTGCAAATCCTCGGTAGCGATGCCGAAGCTGCTGCTGATATAGATTTAGTTACGTGCAAACACGACCTTTCCCGGACTTTTCCAGATAATGTCGTTGAAGCAGCCGCCAGGTTGCCCAAAAAGCTGCTGAAAGCAGACCTGAAAAATCGGCTAGATTTACGTAATTTGTTTACTCTCACTATTGAAGGGGTAAATGGCGGCGACACCAAATTTATCGAAAACGCTTTTAGTCTAGAAAAAAACTTAGCCGGAAATTGGCTTTTAGGCGTTCATATCACTGATGTTTCTCACTATGTCCAACCTGACGAACCTCTAGATCGAGAAGCACTCAAACGGGGTAAATCAGTTTATTTGGGAGAATTGGTGTTGCCAATCTTGCCCCCAACTGTGGCAGAACGCTGTTCTCTAGTACCTGGGAGCGATCGCTTAACCATCTCTTTTTTAATTACCATTGATCCCAAATCGGGAGAAGTGTTGGAATGGGAAATTCAACCCAGTGTCATCAATGTAGAAACTGCACTAAGTACTGAACAAGCTCAAGCAATTCTTACAGGTGAATCTCAACATCAATCTCCACAGATTTCCCAAATCTTGCAAGACCTCCAAGCCTTGCAAACAGCCGTGAAACAAGTGCGGTTAACTCGTGGTAGTCTCCAGTTAAATCTACCGCCTAGCCAAAACGCCTATTATGATGAGGGGATTTTAGGGGCTGTGGTGGTGAATGATTTACCAGTGCGATCGCTACTCACGGAGTTGGTACTATTAGTTAACCAACTATTTGCAACTCACTTAAATGCCCTTGGGGTTCCCGCTATCTGGCGAGTTCAAGGTACACCCGATGTTGAAGATGTCCAAGAAATGCTGAAATTGGCAGTCAATTTAGGCGTTGATCTCACACTAGATCCAGAAGTCGATATCCAACCCTTAGATTATCAACATTTGACCACAGCTTTTGCTGAATCTCCCTCTGAGCAAGTTCTTACCTACTTATTACAAGATACACTGAAGCCGTCTGCATACAGCACTACCAAAGGCTCTCACTTTGGTCTGGCACTACCGCAATATGTCCACTTTAGCGCTCCCTTGCGGCGTTACCCAGATTTGCTGATGCAGAGAGTGTATTACACCCTACTCGAAAACGGGCGCGATCGCCGCAATACCCGTGTGAGAGAACGGGTTAACCTCCGCCACTCCTCCAGCCACGAGGAAATTAACTGGAACGTTTTACCCCCAGAGTTGCAACAAGAATTGCAAAGCGACTTAACTAGGGTAATTGTCCAAATCAACGACCGAGAAAAGGAAGTCCAAGAAGCCGAAGCTGATTTAGCCGGACTGCAAAAAGCCCAACTGATGAAGCAACGCATCGGTCAGGTATTTCAAGGCGTGATTACCGGGGTGCAATCCTACGGTTTCTTTGTGGAAATTGAAGTACCAGCCGCCGAGGTAGAATCCAGCAGTAATCCGGGTGTACCTTTGCGGGTAGAAGGATTGGTACACGTCAGCTCCCTCAAAGATGATTGGTATGAATATCGCGCCAGACAACAAGCACTTTTTGGTCGCAAAAATCGCGCTTCTTATCGATTAGGCGATCGCGTCGCTGTCCAAGTTAAGAGTGTCGACTACTACCGTCAGCAAATTGATTTGGTAACAGTCGGCAGCGATGGTGTAGCCAAAAATCTAACTGCCAATGATTCTAATGACGAACTTTCAGACCTCTACTTACCAAATGATATTGAGCCTGATGACCTAGATCCTTACTCGGATGATGAGTAA